One genomic region from Stackebrandtia nassauensis DSM 44728 encodes:
- a CDS encoding exodeoxyribonuclease III, with protein MLTVTTANVNGIRAAARKGFVEWLSDTTADVVCLQEVRATDEQVPVEVRDVDGWHMIVAPAADKGRAGVAVLSRETPARVQVGFGSEEFDVSGRYLEVDLPGVTVASLYLPSGETGTPRQDQKERFMAEFAEYLVALRKRAEADNRHVVICGDWNIAHQEIDLKNWKANKKTAGFLPEEREWMTRVFDDIGYVDVARRLHPEGPGPYSWWSYRGRAFDNDAGWRIDYHIATPGLAEAAKTAVVERAATHDARWSDHAPVTVTYAV; from the coding sequence GTGCTGACTGTTACGACCGCCAACGTCAACGGGATTCGAGCCGCGGCCCGCAAGGGGTTCGTGGAATGGCTGAGCGACACCACCGCTGACGTGGTGTGTCTGCAGGAGGTGCGCGCCACCGACGAACAGGTGCCCGTCGAGGTGCGCGACGTCGACGGCTGGCACATGATCGTGGCCCCGGCCGCCGACAAGGGCCGCGCCGGAGTGGCCGTGCTCAGTCGCGAGACCCCGGCGCGCGTGCAGGTGGGGTTCGGTTCGGAGGAGTTCGACGTGTCGGGCCGGTACCTGGAGGTCGACCTGCCCGGTGTGACCGTGGCCAGCCTGTACCTGCCCTCGGGTGAGACCGGCACGCCCCGCCAGGACCAGAAGGAACGGTTCATGGCCGAGTTCGCCGAGTACCTGGTCGCGTTGCGTAAACGCGCCGAGGCCGACAACCGTCACGTCGTCATCTGCGGCGACTGGAACATCGCCCACCAGGAAATCGACCTGAAGAACTGGAAGGCGAACAAGAAGACCGCCGGGTTCCTGCCCGAGGAACGCGAATGGATGACCCGCGTGTTCGACGACATCGGGTACGTCGATGTGGCGCGTCGCCTGCACCCTGAGGGGCCGGGCCCGTATTCGTGGTGGTCGTACCGTGGCCGCGCCTTCGACAACGACGCAGGCTGGCGCATCGACTACCACATCGCCACCCCGGGCCTGGCCGAGGCGGCTAAGACCGCGGTGGTGGAACGCGCCGCCACACACGACGCGCGCTGGTCGGACCACGCGCCCGTCACCGTCACCTACGCGGTGTAG
- a CDS encoding RecQ family ATP-dependent DNA helicase: protein MNEVLDKAQTVLESLAGPEAVLRRDQATAIASLVTDRRRVLLVQRTGFGKSAVYFVATRLLRDQGAGPTVIVSPLLALMRNQIAAAESAGINARTVNSANTHEWDEIFADVAADAVDVLLVSPERLNNPDFRDLVLPKLAAAAGMLVVDEAHCISDWGHDFRPDYRRLKTFLAGLSPQVPVLATTATANARVSADVAEQLGGDTLVLRGGLDRSSLRLSVVDVDDNARRLAWLDTWLHRLDGSGIIYTLTVAAAHDIAEHLRGQGHDVAAYSGQTDTGERLRLEDDLLGNRVKALIATSALGMGFDKPDLGFVVHYGAPPSPVAYYQQVGRAGRARDRAEVVLLPGREDTRVWDYFASLAFPAEDVVRKTLEVLAEADRPLSSAVLESRVDLSRNRLEMMLKVLDVDGAVKRVKGGWQHTGRDWEYDRDRYERVAQTRRAEQRRMLDYAATTECRMAFLRTELDDADANACGRCDNCAGTAFDEPLPVEALAAAEASLNRPGVATEPRRMWPPGMAAAGIDVAGKIPVDERAETGRVLARLSDIGWGGALRALFADSGDTAVDEAMFAAVVKVLAAWDWPKRPDTVVSMGSRSRPGLVDGLARRIAEVGRMDYAGAMRRDAAAPSRTGASNSAQRLRQVWDTFQPPPVADGAVVLLVDDLRDSGWSATVAARQLRLAGAAAVCPLALALDG, encoded by the coding sequence ATGAACGAGGTGCTGGACAAGGCGCAAACGGTCCTTGAGTCACTGGCCGGGCCCGAGGCGGTACTGCGACGCGATCAGGCCACCGCGATCGCGTCGCTGGTGACCGACCGGCGGCGGGTGTTGCTGGTGCAGCGCACCGGTTTCGGGAAGTCGGCGGTGTACTTCGTGGCGACCCGGCTGTTGCGTGATCAGGGCGCGGGCCCGACGGTGATCGTGTCGCCGCTGCTGGCCCTGATGCGCAACCAGATCGCCGCGGCCGAAAGCGCGGGGATCAACGCCCGCACCGTGAACTCGGCCAACACGCACGAGTGGGACGAGATCTTCGCCGATGTGGCCGCCGACGCCGTCGATGTGCTGCTGGTCAGCCCCGAGCGGCTCAACAACCCGGATTTTCGGGACCTGGTGTTGCCGAAACTGGCGGCGGCCGCGGGCATGCTGGTCGTGGACGAGGCGCACTGTATCTCCGACTGGGGTCACGACTTTCGGCCCGACTATCGACGGTTGAAGACGTTTTTGGCGGGTTTGTCGCCGCAGGTGCCGGTGCTGGCGACCACCGCCACCGCCAACGCCCGGGTGTCGGCAGACGTGGCCGAACAGCTCGGCGGCGACACGCTGGTGTTGCGCGGCGGCCTGGATCGGTCCTCGCTGCGGTTGTCGGTGGTCGATGTCGACGACAACGCGCGGCGCCTGGCGTGGCTGGACACGTGGCTGCACCGACTCGACGGCAGCGGCATCATCTACACCCTCACCGTGGCCGCCGCCCACGACATCGCCGAACATTTGCGCGGCCAGGGCCATGACGTGGCCGCCTACAGTGGCCAAACCGACACCGGGGAGCGGCTGCGCCTGGAAGACGACCTGTTGGGCAACCGCGTCAAGGCGCTGATCGCGACCAGTGCGCTGGGGATGGGTTTCGACAAACCCGACCTGGGTTTCGTGGTCCACTATGGGGCACCGCCGTCGCCGGTGGCGTACTACCAGCAGGTGGGGCGCGCCGGGCGTGCCCGCGACCGCGCCGAGGTCGTGTTGCTGCCGGGCCGTGAGGACACGCGCGTGTGGGACTATTTCGCGTCGTTGGCGTTTCCGGCCGAGGACGTGGTGCGAAAGACCCTTGAGGTGCTGGCCGAGGCGGACCGTCCACTGTCCAGTGCCGTGTTGGAGTCGCGGGTCGACTTGAGCCGCAACCGCCTGGAGATGATGCTCAAGGTCCTCGACGTCGACGGCGCCGTCAAACGCGTCAAGGGCGGCTGGCAGCACACCGGCCGCGACTGGGAGTACGACCGGGACCGGTACGAACGCGTCGCCCAAACGCGTCGCGCCGAACAGCGACGCATGCTCGACTACGCGGCCACCACCGAATGCCGGATGGCGTTTTTGCGTACCGAACTCGACGACGCTGACGCCAACGCGTGCGGCAGATGCGACAACTGCGCGGGCACCGCCTTCGACGAGCCGCTGCCGGTCGAGGCGTTGGCCGCGGCCGAGGCCAGCCTCAACCGGCCCGGCGTGGCCACCGAACCCCGGCGCATGTGGCCGCCCGGGATGGCCGCGGCCGGTATCGACGTCGCGGGCAAGATCCCCGTTGACGAACGCGCCGAGACCGGCCGAGTCCTGGCCAGGCTGTCGGACATCGGCTGGGGCGGCGCGCTGCGCGCCCTGTTCGCCGACAGCGGCGACACGGCCGTGGATGAGGCGATGTTCGCGGCGGTGGTGAAAGTGCTGGCCGCGTGGGATTGGCCCAAACGCCCCGACACGGTCGTGTCCATGGGGTCCCGCAGTCGCCCGGGTCTGGTCGACGGTCTGGCGCGGCGCATCGCCGAAGTGGGGCGCATGGACTACGCCGGGGCGATGCGACGTGACGCGGCCGCGCCGTCGCGCACCGGCGCCAGCAACAGTGCCCAGCGGCTACGGCAGGTGTGGGACACCTTCCAACCGCCACCGGTCGCCGACGGCGCGGTGGTGCTGCTGGTCGACGACCTGCGCGACTCCGGGTGGAGCGCGACCGTCGCCGCCCGGCAGCTGCGGCTGGCCGGAGCCGCCGCGGTGTGCCCGCTGGCGTTGGCGCTGGACGGCTGA
- a CDS encoding DUF2277 domain-containing protein, producing the protein MCRNIRRLHNFAPPATDTEIHDAALQYVRKVAGTTKPSQANQAAFDAAVAAVTAATATLLEQLVTTAPPRDREVERERAQARAQKRYGT; encoded by the coding sequence ATGTGCCGAAACATTCGCCGCCTGCACAACTTCGCTCCCCCGGCCACCGACACCGAGATCCACGACGCCGCGTTGCAGTACGTGCGCAAGGTCGCCGGGACGACGAAACCGTCGCAGGCCAACCAGGCCGCGTTCGACGCGGCGGTCGCGGCCGTGACGGCGGCGACGGCGACGCTGCTGGAGCAACTGGTGACCACCGCGCCGCCGCGCGACCGCGAGGTCGAACGCGAACGCGCCCAGGCCAGGGCCCAGAAACGCTACGGGACGTGA
- a CDS encoding DMT family transporter, which translates to MRKLLGSLTLWSSTGLVVMWSSGFIGAELGTRAAPAATLLAWRFGLVGLAATVWLSWRWRRLAPRDIAVHALIGALSQVGYVYGVVRAAELGVSAGTSALIAALQPIVATATAAALLGEKLGWRLIVGLAVGLGGTGLVVSADLNSSASAVWWAYAIPVAAMLSLVAGTVYERRAHRGRQPVAMADALAVQFVVSGLAFVAIAAASGTLIPPARVEFWVAVAWVIVLSTIGGYGCYWTVVAHGGVTRVSALLYLTPPATAIWAWAMFGQPLTVLSLAGMAVSAAAVALILAPSRRRAPAPAPRRVETPQCEPAAT; encoded by the coding sequence TTGCGAAAGCTACTCGGCTCACTCACCCTGTGGAGCTCCACCGGCCTGGTCGTCATGTGGTCATCGGGCTTCATCGGCGCCGAACTGGGAACCCGCGCCGCCCCCGCCGCCACCCTGCTGGCCTGGCGGTTCGGCCTGGTCGGCCTCGCCGCGACGGTGTGGCTGTCGTGGCGGTGGCGCCGCTTGGCCCCGCGCGACATCGCCGTGCACGCCCTCATCGGCGCCCTGTCCCAGGTCGGCTACGTCTACGGCGTCGTACGCGCCGCCGAACTGGGAGTCTCAGCCGGAACCAGCGCCCTCATCGCGGCCCTGCAACCCATCGTGGCCACCGCCACCGCGGCGGCCCTGCTGGGCGAGAAACTCGGGTGGCGCCTGATCGTGGGACTCGCGGTCGGTCTGGGCGGCACCGGTCTGGTCGTGTCAGCCGACCTCAACTCGAGCGCGTCCGCGGTGTGGTGGGCTTATGCGATCCCGGTGGCGGCGATGCTGAGCCTGGTCGCCGGAACCGTGTACGAACGCCGCGCCCACCGTGGCCGCCAACCCGTCGCCATGGCCGACGCCCTGGCGGTGCAGTTCGTGGTCAGCGGCCTGGCGTTCGTGGCCATCGCCGCGGCCAGCGGCACCCTCATCCCCCCGGCGCGCGTCGAATTCTGGGTCGCGGTGGCGTGGGTGATCGTGCTGTCCACCATCGGCGGCTACGGCTGCTATTGGACGGTCGTGGCCCACGGCGGCGTCACCCGGGTCTCGGCACTGCTGTACCTGACACCCCCGGCCACCGCCATATGGGCGTGGGCGATGTTCGGCCAACCGCTGACCGTGTTGTCGCTGGCCGGGATGGCGGTGTCGGCCGCCGCGGTGGCACTCATCCTCGCACCCTCCCGACGCCGCGCACCCGCCCCCGCGCCTCGACGTGTCGAGACGCCCCAATGCGAACCGGCCGCGACGTGA
- a CDS encoding TetR/AcrR family transcriptional regulator, producing MPTVTPPRLTPAARRVLDVASTLFYERGINTVGMDLIAATAKVTKKTIYDRFGSKEALVTAYLSERDHTWRRHLDAQLADIPGPRAKILASFDVLAAWMGDNYRGCAMVNAYAELADPTHPARAVSTDQKKWLKNLFTDLLTQAGINDEHLAVQLVMLHEGSVVAAYVGGMTTAVAAARQAAATLLDTHGE from the coding sequence ATGCCGACCGTCACCCCACCCCGCCTGACCCCCGCCGCCCGCCGCGTCCTCGACGTGGCCAGCACCCTGTTCTACGAACGCGGCATCAACACCGTCGGCATGGACCTCATCGCCGCCACCGCCAAGGTCACCAAGAAAACCATCTACGACCGCTTCGGCTCCAAAGAAGCCCTGGTCACCGCGTACCTGTCCGAACGCGACCACACCTGGCGCCGCCACCTCGACGCCCAACTGGCCGACATCCCAGGCCCCCGCGCCAAGATCCTCGCCTCCTTCGACGTCCTCGCCGCCTGGATGGGCGACAACTACCGAGGCTGCGCCATGGTCAACGCCTACGCCGAACTGGCCGACCCCACCCACCCCGCCCGAGCCGTGTCCACCGACCAGAAGAAATGGCTCAAGAACCTGTTCACCGACCTGCTCACCCAAGCCGGAATCAACGACGAACACCTCGCCGTCCAACTGGTGATGCTGCACGAAGGCTCGGTCGTGGCCGCCTACGTCGGCGGCATGACGACCGCGGTCGCCGCCGCCCGACAGGCGGCGGCGACCCTATTGGACACTCACGGTGAATAG
- a CDS encoding PspC domain-containing protein: MSKLTRPRQGRMIAGVCAALAQRFGTSNTTMRVLFVLSCLLPGPQFLLYIALWILIPQEKNVTYAYSP; encoded by the coding sequence ATGAGCAAGTTGACGCGACCACGCCAGGGACGGATGATCGCGGGGGTGTGCGCGGCGCTGGCGCAGCGTTTCGGGACCAGCAACACCACGATGCGGGTGTTGTTCGTGCTGTCGTGTCTGTTGCCGGGGCCGCAGTTCCTGCTGTACATCGCGCTGTGGATCTTGATTCCGCAGGAGAAGAACGTCACCTACGCCTATTCACCGTGA
- a CDS encoding AraC family transcriptional regulator — MVFDSAVLDLQPYTGFDMDRFVRRTHCSWHDNGWQSLLVQRFDHATVAEDMRLPGTSDIHLVLPLAGRAQIHTTTGGRARRHTWAPGRLELLIPGQPLVRAYQSDSPMRSVQVHIPRTTVETTADQLGGRDVDYEAMAASLATGDALVEELLRQLADSTETSDLYAETSAAFLATHLLTRHQRGHTPDGAPRDDTRVRAAITMMRDQLAQPITLADLAAHVHLSVFHFVTVFKQATGHPPHRYLARLRIAEAKRLLRGTNLTIAAIATRCGFASPGALSTAFTRHTGTRPSAYRET, encoded by the coding sequence ATGGTGTTCGACTCGGCCGTCCTCGACCTCCAGCCGTATACCGGATTCGACATGGACCGATTCGTGCGCCGCACCCACTGCAGCTGGCACGACAACGGCTGGCAGTCGCTACTGGTGCAGCGCTTCGACCACGCGACAGTCGCCGAGGACATGCGACTGCCCGGCACGTCCGACATTCACCTGGTGCTGCCCCTCGCGGGCCGGGCACAGATCCACACCACCACCGGCGGGCGCGCCCGCCGCCACACCTGGGCACCCGGACGACTGGAACTGCTCATCCCCGGCCAGCCCCTCGTCCGCGCCTACCAATCGGACTCGCCGATGCGAAGCGTCCAGGTCCACATCCCGCGCACCACCGTCGAGACGACCGCCGACCAGTTGGGCGGCCGCGACGTCGACTACGAAGCCATGGCCGCGTCACTGGCCACCGGCGACGCACTCGTGGAAGAACTGCTGCGGCAACTGGCTGATAGCACCGAAACCAGCGACCTGTACGCCGAAACCAGCGCCGCGTTCCTGGCCACACACCTGCTGACCCGCCACCAGCGCGGCCACACCCCCGACGGCGCGCCGCGCGACGACACCCGCGTGCGCGCGGCCATCACGATGATGCGCGACCAACTGGCCCAACCGATCACGCTGGCCGACCTGGCCGCCCACGTACACCTCAGCGTCTTCCACTTCGTCACGGTGTTCAAACAGGCCACCGGCCACCCGCCGCACCGCTACCTCGCCCGGCTGCGCATCGCCGAAGCCAAACGACTGTTGCGCGGCACCAACCTGACCATCGCCGCGATCGCCACACGCTGCGGCTTCGCAAGCCCCGGCGCCCTGTCGACCGCGTTCACGCGCCACACCGGGACACGACCCTCCGCGTACCGCGAAACCTGA
- a CDS encoding MarR family winged helix-turn-helix transcriptional regulator translates to MNDSVDTGILDRLLHIAVVIQQDMAATFSGTGLNPARVHLLWVLRERQPQTQQALAAALNVTPANVTGLVDALEKHGFVERRRHPEDRRAILVALTERGADTMRAMARDRELFATALVEDLDGDERRRLHDALGQVAERMEDLTRPMRESKGEA, encoded by the coding sequence ATGAACGATTCCGTGGACACCGGCATCCTCGACCGGCTGCTGCACATCGCCGTGGTGATCCAGCAGGACATGGCCGCCACCTTCTCGGGCACCGGACTCAATCCGGCGCGCGTGCACTTGCTGTGGGTGCTGCGGGAGCGCCAGCCCCAAACGCAGCAGGCTTTGGCGGCGGCGCTCAATGTCACCCCGGCCAACGTGACGGGTCTGGTCGACGCTTTGGAGAAGCATGGTTTCGTCGAGCGGCGCCGTCACCCCGAGGACCGGCGCGCGATCTTGGTGGCGTTGACCGAGCGCGGCGCTGACACGATGCGGGCCATGGCTCGTGATCGGGAGCTGTTCGCGACCGCGCTTGTGGAGGATCTCGACGGGGATGAGCGTCGCCGTCTTCATGACGCGTTGGGTCAGGTGGCCGAGCGCATGGAGGACCTCACTCGTCCGATGCGCGAGTCGAAGGGGGAGGCATGA
- a CDS encoding GNAT family N-acetyltransferase yields MTHWHPAKVNAVAAITRDGHVLEIRPVAPDDASLRKLSKDYSALVALDHERIIAVAFYEHRGHERQHGVAEVFVDPRHHGRGIATLLLEHLDAVNPTSEPRTADGNQIAHLLTTYGIPTAARHTEPRIVVRPLAVETVTLAAAIERDTTGQAVLRLEPTDANATLTNDRTYRPATDPDIATMWRSLRTAPLLRSHAIDTGALEDLTQRLAQLARDHPEVTELTLNPILAGTERLVVIDAKLRLATTPDTSHQPLPRLPLQHTPGLTRDLKILPSRHHQRRHPTP; encoded by the coding sequence ATGACACATTGGCACCCCGCCAAAGTCAACGCGGTCGCCGCCATCACCCGCGACGGCCACGTCCTCGAAATCCGACCGGTCGCACCCGACGACGCATCCCTGCGCAAACTCTCCAAGGACTACTCAGCCCTGGTGGCGCTGGACCACGAGCGCATCATCGCGGTCGCGTTCTACGAACACCGCGGCCACGAACGCCAACACGGTGTCGCGGAGGTATTCGTCGACCCCAGACACCACGGACGCGGCATCGCGACACTGCTGCTGGAACACCTCGACGCCGTCAACCCCACCAGCGAACCGCGAACCGCAGACGGAAACCAAATCGCTCACCTGCTGACGACATACGGCATCCCCACAGCCGCCCGGCACACCGAGCCGCGCATCGTCGTGCGACCACTCGCCGTCGAAACGGTCACGCTGGCCGCCGCCATCGAACGCGACACCACCGGCCAAGCGGTACTCAGACTCGAACCAACCGACGCCAACGCCACCCTGACCAACGACAGAACCTACCGACCAGCCACCGACCCCGACATCGCCACCATGTGGCGATCACTACGCACCGCCCCACTACTGCGAAGCCACGCCATCGACACCGGCGCACTGGAAGACCTCACGCAGCGACTGGCCCAACTGGCCCGCGACCATCCCGAAGTCACCGAACTGACCCTCAACCCCATACTTGCCGGAACCGAACGACTCGTGGTCATCGACGCGAAACTACGACTCGCGACCACCCCCGACACCAGCCACCAGCCGTTACCGCGACTCCCGCTCCAACACACTCCTGGTCTGACGCGCGATCTCAAGATCCTCCCGAGCCGCCACCACCAACGCCGCCACCCGACTCCCTGA
- a CDS encoding acetate/propionate family kinase: MGGRGDRVRVLVVNAGSSSLKLRLLGHDDELVSSVDVAESDRGADRGAIEEFLDGCGGVDAVGHRVVHGGPDFGEAVRLSASVRERLAAISDLAPLHQPRALSGIDTMAALLPRVAAVACFDTTFHATLPPAAAEYALPRRWRDRWRLRRYGFHGLSHGYAARRAAELLGRLVGESRIVTCHLGAGASLAAVDGGRSVDTTMGFTPLEGVVMATRSGSVDPGLLLWLMDHEGLSIAETNRVLEHESGLAGLSDVSGDIRRVYAEADSGDVNARLALEVYVHRLRAGIASMAAAMNGLDVLVFTGGVGENQPRLRAAAMAGLGFVGVVVDEDRNAAAEADRVISASGSRVAALVVAAREDLEIARQTRSVLERESR, translated from the coding sequence ATGGGCGGACGGGGTGATCGTGTGCGGGTTCTGGTGGTCAACGCGGGTTCGTCGAGTCTGAAGCTGCGCCTGTTGGGGCATGACGACGAGTTGGTGTCGTCGGTTGACGTCGCCGAGTCCGACCGTGGCGCGGACCGTGGCGCGATCGAGGAGTTCCTCGACGGTTGTGGTGGTGTCGACGCGGTGGGGCATCGGGTGGTTCACGGTGGCCCGGATTTCGGTGAGGCGGTGCGGTTGTCGGCTTCGGTGCGGGAACGGCTCGCGGCGATCAGCGACCTGGCGCCGCTGCATCAACCCCGGGCGCTGTCGGGGATCGACACCATGGCCGCTTTGTTGCCCCGGGTCGCGGCCGTGGCGTGTTTCGACACCACCTTCCACGCGACGCTGCCACCGGCGGCGGCCGAGTACGCGTTGCCGAGGCGGTGGCGGGATCGGTGGCGGTTGCGTCGCTACGGTTTCCACGGTTTGTCGCATGGTTATGCGGCTCGTCGTGCCGCAGAGTTGTTGGGGAGGCTGGTGGGGGAGTCGCGGATCGTGACGTGTCATCTGGGTGCGGGGGCTTCGCTGGCGGCGGTGGATGGGGGTCGTTCGGTGGACACCACGATGGGGTTCACGCCGTTGGAGGGGGTGGTGATGGCGACCAGGTCGGGCAGTGTGGATCCGGGGTTGTTGTTGTGGCTCATGGACCATGAAGGTCTGTCGATTGCCGAGACCAATCGGGTGTTGGAGCATGAGTCGGGGCTGGCGGGGTTGTCGGATGTCTCGGGTGATATCCGCCGGGTGTACGCCGAGGCTGATTCCGGTGACGTGAACGCGCGCTTGGCCCTGGAGGTGTATGTGCATCGGTTGCGGGCTGGGATCGCGTCGATGGCCGCGGCGATGAATGGTCTGGACGTGTTGGTGTTCACCGGCGGTGTGGGGGAGAACCAGCCCCGGCTTCGCGCGGCCGCTATGGCGGGTTTGGGTTTTGTGGGGGTGGTCGTCGATGAGGACCGCAATGCCGCCGCCGAGGCTGACCGCGTGATCAGTGCGTCAGGGAGTCGGGTGGCGGCGTTGGTGGTGGCGGCTCGGGAGGATCTTGAGATCGCGCGTCAGACCAGGAGTGTGTTGGAGCGGGAGTCGCGGTAA
- a CDS encoding phosphoketolase family protein, with amino-acid sequence MSKLEQLEQPALTDDELAAVDAYWRAANYLSVGQIYLLDNPLLTEPLRPEHIKPRLLGHWGTTPGLNFCYAHLNRAIKALDLDMMFVTGPGHGGPALLANSWLEGSYSQAYPAVARDGKGMRTLFRQFSFPGGVPSHVAPEVPGSIHEGGELGYSLAHAYGAAFDNPDLIVACVVGDGEAETGPLATSWHANKFCDPVGDGAVLPILHLNGYKIANPTVLARIPRDELDALLRGYGHKPYYVEGHDPEAMHQAMAEVVDAAIADIRAIQRQARDGGPSRRPRWPMVVLRTPKGWTGPGSVDGVPVEGTWRSHQVPLSGVRDNPDHLRQLEEWLRSYRPGELFDGDGAPVARLGELVPDGQRRMGANPHANGGLLLRDLELPDFRDYAVAVDQPGVTSSEPTRVLGRFLRDVLRDNADTANFRLFGPDETASNRLDAVYEVTGKAWQSPIVDTDENLSAHGRVVEVLSEHVCQGWLEGYLLTGRHGLLSCYEAFVHIVDSMFNQHAKWLKVSRGLPWRRPVASLNYLLTSHVWRQDHNGFSHQDPGFIDHVVNKKADIIRVYLPPDTNTLLSVGDHVLRSKNYVNVIVAGKNDSPNWLSVDEAVLHCARGAGIWDWAGTEAEGEEPDVVLGCAGDAPTLEVLAAASLLRRHLPSLRVRVVNVVDLMRLQSATEHPHGMTDREYDTLFTADRPVIFAYHGYPWLIHRLTYRRNGHDNLHVRGYKEEGTTTTPFDMLVLNDMDRFQLVTDVIDRVPGLGRRAAGVRQSMQDNRTRHRYWVRQHGEDLPEVRDWEWSDGRTG; translated from the coding sequence ATGTCGAAACTGGAGCAACTGGAACAACCCGCGCTGACCGACGACGAACTGGCCGCCGTCGACGCGTACTGGCGGGCGGCCAATTACCTGTCGGTCGGGCAGATCTATCTGCTGGACAACCCGTTGCTGACCGAGCCGCTGCGGCCGGAGCACATCAAGCCGCGGTTGCTGGGGCATTGGGGGACCACACCGGGGCTGAACTTCTGTTACGCGCACCTGAACCGGGCGATCAAGGCCCTCGACCTCGACATGATGTTCGTGACCGGGCCGGGCCACGGTGGCCCGGCGCTGCTGGCCAACAGCTGGCTGGAGGGCAGCTACAGCCAGGCGTATCCGGCGGTGGCCCGGGACGGCAAGGGGATGCGGACGTTGTTTCGGCAGTTCTCGTTTCCCGGCGGCGTCCCCAGCCATGTGGCCCCCGAGGTCCCGGGGTCCATTCACGAAGGCGGGGAGCTGGGTTACTCGCTGGCGCACGCCTACGGTGCCGCGTTCGACAATCCCGATCTGATCGTGGCGTGTGTGGTGGGTGACGGCGAGGCCGAGACCGGCCCGCTGGCGACGAGCTGGCACGCCAACAAGTTCTGCGACCCGGTCGGTGACGGGGCGGTGTTGCCGATTCTGCACCTCAATGGCTACAAGATCGCCAACCCGACGGTGCTGGCCCGGATCCCCCGCGACGAACTGGACGCGCTGCTGCGCGGATACGGCCACAAACCATACTATGTGGAGGGTCACGATCCGGAGGCGATGCATCAGGCCATGGCCGAGGTCGTCGACGCCGCGATCGCCGATATCCGGGCCATCCAACGCCAGGCCCGCGACGGCGGGCCGAGCCGACGGCCGCGGTGGCCGATGGTGGTGTTGCGAACCCCCAAGGGCTGGACCGGTCCCGGCAGCGTCGACGGGGTGCCGGTGGAGGGGACCTGGCGGTCGCATCAGGTGCCGCTGTCCGGGGTGCGCGACAACCCGGATCACCTGCGGCAGCTGGAGGAGTGGCTGCGGTCGTACCGGCCGGGCGAGTTGTTCGACGGCGACGGTGCCCCGGTCGCGCGGCTGGGGGAGCTGGTCCCCGACGGGCAGCGACGCATGGGCGCCAATCCGCACGCCAACGGCGGGCTGCTGCTGCGCGACCTGGAGCTTCCCGACTTCCGCGACTACGCGGTCGCGGTGGACCAGCCCGGCGTCACCTCGTCCGAACCCACCCGGGTGTTGGGCCGTTTCCTGCGGGATGTGCTGCGCGACAACGCCGATACGGCGAACTTCCGGCTGTTCGGGCCCGACGAGACCGCTTCGAACCGGCTGGACGCGGTGTACGAGGTGACGGGCAAGGCCTGGCAGTCTCCGATCGTGGACACCGACGAGAACCTGTCCGCGCACGGGCGGGTGGTGGAGGTGTTGTCGGAGCACGTGTGTCAGGGCTGGCTGGAGGGCTATCTGCTGACGGGGCGGCACGGTCTGCTGTCGTGTTATGAGGCTTTCGTCCACATCGTGGATTCGATGTTCAACCAGCACGCGAAGTGGCTGAAGGTGTCGCGGGGCCTGCCGTGGCGGCGGCCGGTGGCGTCGTTGAACTATCTGCTGACCTCGCACGTGTGGCGTCAGGACCACAATGGTTTCTCGCATCAGGATCCGGGTTTCATCGACCATGTGGTCAACAAGAAAGCCGACATCATCCGGGTGTATCTGCCGCCGGACACCAACACGCTGCTGTCGGTCGGGGATCACGTGTTGCGCAGCAAGAACTATGTCAACGTGATCGTGGCGGGTAAGAACGACAGCCCCAACTGGCTCAGCGTCGACGAGGCGGTGCTGCACTGTGCCCGGGGTGCTGGGATCTGGGACTGGGCCGGTACCGAGGCCGAGGGTGAGGAACCCGACGTCGTGTTGGGTTGCGCCGGTGACGCGCCCACACTGGAGGTGCTGGCCGCGGCGTCCCTGCTGCGGCGACATCTTCCGTCTCTGCGGGTGCGGGTCGTCAACGTCGTGGACTTGATGCGGTTGCAGTCGGCGACGGAGCACCCGCACGGCATGACCGATCGGGAGTACGACACGTTGTTCACCGCTGATCGGCCGGTGATCTTCGCGTATCACGGGTACCCGTGGCTGATCCACCGTTTGACGTACCGCCGCAACGGCCACGACAACCTCCACGTGCGCGGGTACAAGGAGGAGGGGACGACCACGACGCCGTTCGACATGCTGGTGCTCAACGACATGGACCGGTTCCAGCTGGTCACCGACGTCATCGACCGGGTGCCGGGGTTGGGTCGTCGTGCCGCCGGGGTGCGGCAGTCGATGCAGGACAACCGGACCCGGCACCGCTACTGGGTGCGGCAGCACGGTGAGGATCTGCCGGAGGTGCGTGACTGGGAATGGTCTGATGGGCGGACGGGGTGA